The Brachionichthys hirsutus isolate HB-005 chromosome 8, CSIRO-AGI_Bhir_v1, whole genome shotgun sequence genome contains a region encoding:
- the tnfrsf1b gene encoding tumor necrosis factor receptor superfamily member 1B encodes MKDIVALLVLLSTQAFLVDSLPYQTDSGGKCLNATEYLVEDSNLCCTKCQPGHRLKIECSHASDTVCEPCPTSQYAEGENFSPNCISCKRCKPAKGLLYVQRCSAAADALCGCRPGMYCIMGFDSPSCAECIKYRLCQAGYGVSVSGTADSNVKCEQCPEGTFSDTASSTDRCRAHTDCQGRAAVRKGNATADAACEPEAFIANAQPATKETHNKFTTMMITVSEPKAVHRPEDPTPSISLSATGLGFNHSAPATASDSALAAVSASVAGVILVFIAIILLYRRKTSWKKDAARFDPKIDANGNCATGDKINRDYWGDAQFISLALASPEQQCLLETGGNCSDQSQCSNDNETLARTDGCSSNGSIGPLQSIGAHSTPESAPSDPTASLSHIEPLPLQTGMPTQSSSQPTSPQIISPITTSPHVNVNITFHIGNGSGTTPSSVMPPDSNAQIDPILPVGEEEEAFSIPQQEAGKQSLMSVQESSS; translated from the exons ATGAAGGACATAGTTGCACTGCTTGTTCTCCTGAGCACCCAAGCTTTCCTG GTCGACTCTCTGCCTTATCAGACGGACTCAGGTGGAAAGTGCCTCAATGCGACAGAGTACCTGGTAGAAGATTCTAATCTGTGCTGCACAAAATGCCAACCTG GGCACCGACTGAAAATCGAATGTTCCCACGCGAGCGACACCGTGTGCGAGCCATGTCCTACAAGCCAGTACGCAGAGGGCGAAAACTTCTCCCCAAACTGCATCTCCTGCAAGAGATGCAAACCGG CCAAAGGTCTGCTGTATGTCCAGAGGTGCTCCGCTGCTGCGGACGCCTTGTGTGGCTGCCGCCCTGGGATGTATTGCATCATGGGATTTGACTCCCCATCCTGTGCAGAATGTATTAAGTACCGGCTGTGTCAAGCCGGTTACGGAGTATCTGTGTCAG GTACGGCTGACTCAAATGTGAAGTGTGAACAGTGTCCTGAGGGGACTTTCTCTGACACAGCCTCCAGCACAGACCGCTGTCGAGCTCACACTGA CTGTCAAGGGAGGGCTGCTGTTAGAAAAGGCAACGCTACGGCAGACGCCGCGTGCGAACCCGAGGCTTTCATAGCCAACGCACAACCTGCAACAAAAGAGACTCACAACAAGTTCACAACGATGATGATCACAGTCTCGGAGCCTAAAGCCGTACACAGACCCGAAGACCCCACACCGTCTATCAGCCTTTCTGCTACTGGGTTGGGGTTTAACCACTCGGCACCAGCCACGGCCTCTGACAGTGCACTCG CTGCAGTCAGTGCCAGTGTCGCTGGAGTAATACTTGTTTTCATCGCCATCATTCTGCTGTATCGTCGGAAAACAAGCTGGAAAAAAG ATGCTGCAAGATTTGATCCTAAAATTGATGCAAATGGAAATTGTGCGACTGGTGACAAA ATTAATCGGGATTACTGGGGTGATGCCCAGTTTATTTCTTTGGCGCTGGCCTCACCAGAACAACAGTGTCTGCTGGAGACGGGGGGGAATTGCAGTGACCAGAGTCAGTGCAGCAACGACAATGAGACTTTAGCAAGGACAgacggctgcagcagcaacgGGTCAATCGGCCCGTTGCAATCCATCGGTGCTCATTCCACTCCAGAATCAGCGCCGTCTGACCCTACGGCTTCACTGTCCCACATCgagcctcttcctctccagacCGGCATGCCCACACAGTCCTCCTCTCAGCCCACCAGTCCTCAGATCATTAGCCCCATTACCACCAGTCCCCACGTCAATGTCAACATCACATTCCACATAGGAAATGGCTCCGGCACGACGCCGTCATCTGTCATGCCCCCAGACAGTAATGCACAGATAGACCCGATACTCCcagtgggagaggaagaggaagcctTCAGCATTCCACAGCAAGAAGCTGGAAAACAATCCCTGATGTCAGTGCAGGAGAGTTCAAGTTGA